The sequence TTTTCCTGGTTTTCCCAACAGTGAgcctgtgtttttctgttttttcatgaccagagaaaaaaatgtaaattaatataaaaataagtaaataaataatgaactAAAGGCAGCATAGAGCCATAAAGATAAGGTCGGGCTCTCAAGAGCCGTcttccccaggccccacccctgcTGGTCAGAGTCCACGCTGGGGAggaaaggctgccctgagggcTGGGAGATGAGACCGGCAGCCTCTGTGCCAGGAGACACAGGTCTGTGAGGGAGCAGAAGAGGTGGTTCTGTCTCTGGAGGGACCCCTCCTCCTGGAGGACCCTAGGCAGCTCATGGACCTTTCCAGACCCAGACGGAGCCTGTGGAGGAGGCTCTTCCTCATGGGTAAGAGACGCTGGATGCTTGACAAGCTTCCCAGGACTGAGGGAAGGGCAGCTAGGAGCAAAGTGGCGGGAAGGGGGCTGGGGACATCCCCATCCAGGGGCACAGCAAGAAACGCCCAGagcaggggttggggagagaggaagggacaggACCCTCAGCAGGACTTTCATGAGCTCACACACATGGGAACACCTTGCCCCTAGACACACCCCTGCACAGACCCACAGATGTggtgttacacacacacacacacacacacacacacacagagagagagagagagagaccctgtatTTCTATCCATGCCCAGGAACCAAGAGCTTGGACCTTCACCCTCACCTCCCTGCACTCACCTCCCACTGGGCGCCCCAATCTGCCCCATCCCCTCCACCACCTCTCAGGCCAGATTGCTTCCCAGCCCCTCACCTTTGCCTAGGACCCTCTGTGCCCCCAACAAGCATGACTGTCCTGCTGCACCACATGTACGTCGTTGAAAAGGTCCAGTGTCCACACATGAGGCCTGGAGCTGGGGTCTCAGGCATCTCTGCCTCCTCCAAATAGCCCAGGCTTGGGGTTCACAGGGCAGTGGACACCTGCCCATGTCATATGTGGTAACAGGCTCCAACTCCCGCCTCCATTCACGCCCACTCCAGTGAATTTAGATGCAAAATCAAAGACCTGTGCACATCCTCGGGGGAGCATTTCTCACCCAGACAATCATTACTGAGCTCCCCCTGTGTCCAGCCTGTGCTGGGGGGTGTGGGGACTCAGTGGTGACTGAGACAGGGCAGCCCTGCCCTCCTTGAGCCCACAGCCCAAGGCGAGATATAGGTATGTGGCCAGACTCTGAGGATTCCCGGAGCTCAGGGCTAGGATGAGGGGAGCCCAGGAGGAGCTGGGGAAGCCCAGAAGGGACACCTgacccaggctggggtggaggagACATCCAAGCTGATACCTGAGTGATGAATAGAAGCGAGTCAGCAAGGAGGATGCAGATGGAGAGGCGGGAGAAGGAGTCCCTGCCAGGAATGGGGAACAGTGTGTGCGAAGCCTGAAGTCAGGGAGAAGGTGTGGTGCACCAAGAGAGCTGTATAGGCCTGGGGCATAGAGCATGGCAGTCATGTCTTCTGATAAATAACtacatgaataaatgagtaaaaggTGCATAGTGGGAACAGAATGGGGTAGGTGTGCTCCACAAGGAGGCTAGATGAGTCACAAACACCAACTCTGGCTGAGAGTGTTTCATATGCCCACCTGagagtttggactttatcctaagagcactggggagccataGAAAGTGTTTGAGCAGAGGAGAACAGGGTCACAACTTAGGCTTATTAACATTTACCTAACTGTCACATGAGGATGGATTGGAGGCTGTGTGGCTAGCCAGGAGGGCCTGGGAGAAGATACGGGTAAAATGGACCAGGGCAGGAGCTGAGGGGAGGCACAGGAAGGGACAGGCTGGGACTCTACCAGGAAAGAGAAACTCTTGCCTGATTCACCAGTGTTTCTGGGAATCATTCCCTGGATGGTGTCgatctctctgtgtcttttttcctTGTCTTCCTCAGCCAGTCTGCTGGCCTGTGGGATCTGCCAGGCCTCTGGCCAAATCTTCATCACCCAAACCCTGGGGATCAAGGGATATCGGACTCTCCTGGCCCTGGATAACGTCCCTGAGGATGTTCAGGAATACAACTGGTACCGGGGTGCAAACGACAGCGTGGGAAACATGATTATCAGCTACAAACCGCCCAATGCTGAGCAGCCTGGGCCCATGTACACTGGCAGGGAAAGAGTGAACAGAGAAGGCAGCCTGTTGATCAGGCCCACTGCATTAAATGACACAGGAAACTACACTGTTCGGGTGGTTGCAGGCAATGAGACCCAAAGAGCAACTGGCTGGCTGGAGGTTCTAGGTGGGTTAGCAGGTGCTCTGTTTCCCGACCCCCAAGGAGAGCTAGAAGTGACAGCACTGGAAGTGTGAATGCTTAGAGGTCATACTGTCCCCCTCCCTCACCCACCTCTAAATGACAATAGGAGCCTCAGCAGGTGGCTGACCAGCTTCTCCCAAGGTGATGGGACACTCGCTACCTTCAAAGGATTCAAATTTATTGTCAGTGTATTTATAAGCTTTCTACTGTTCCATAACAAACAACCACAATCATAGCAGCTTAAAACAGCACCCATTCATGATTGCACAGTTTCCAGGGGGCCCAAAGCCCAGGTACGGCTGAATCAAAAGTCCAGGTATGACTGagctgaggcttctgttctgagTCTTACAAGGCTTTGGCTAGGGCTGTGGTCTCATCTGGAGGCTTGACCGGGGAAGAGTCAGCTTCCAGGCTCGCTCAGGATGCTGGCTTAATTTATTTCCCTGTGGCTGTGGGACTCAGGGCCCGGGGGCTGCCTACTGTTTGCTGGATGGAGGCCCTTGGGCCCTAGAGGCTGCTGAAGTTCCCTGCCATGTGGCTGTGTCCACAGTCTTTTCGCATCATGGCTGTTTGTGTCTTCAAGGCCAGCTGAAGTGTCTGGTAGGACAGAGTCTTATGTAACAGCAGGTAATGATGGGAATGACATTCATTGGCCTTTGTCATATTCCACAGGTTAGAAGCAGCTCCTGGGTCCCACTCACATTCGAGAGAAGGATGGCATACAGAGCATGACACCAGGAGTGGGAATCATGGAGCCGCCCTGGAATCATGTGTACCATGGACAGCTCCTGGGGGACTCTGAGGGCTAGAGGAGGAGAGGGTGGAGTTGGAAGACAAGCAGTCCTGCATTTGACAGTGGCTGCAAATACATACCACATGACCTTGGCCCATTTGTGTTCCCTCTgtgttcctcagtttccttatctgtagagTGGGGAGGAACCCACCATTGTGGCTTGTTGTAGCATTGGAGGGAGTATTCGTAAACTGAATGGGACTCAAATAATGGGGCAGTATTGTGTAGCCAAATGCCACCTCTCACTCAGAACCTCTCATGGCTCCTGGTTTGGGGGTTCAGAAACAATGATTAGGTCACATGTTTATGCCAATAGCTCACCATTATGACAGCAGACAGCATGGCAATGGCTCAGGCAAGGCCCACACCTCAGCAAACTCATTGCCCTGTGCCTACTCCTCTGCCCTTCTCAGCTCCCTTGCCAGGATGCCAGAACTTATTTTAAAGCTCTTGGCTTCTCTCCAACATGCCCAGAAGTCCCCTGGAGAGGAGCAGAGCTTGGGGAAGCAGACCCCACTTGtaattgttttctccttcctgcttcaCCCAGAGTTGGGAAGCAATCCGGGCATCTCCGTCAATGCCAGTTCCCTGGTGGAGAATATGGATTCCGTGGTCGCCAACTGCCACACCAATGTCACCAACATCACGTGGTATGTGAATGATGTACCGACCTCTAGCAGTGACCGGATGGCAATTTTCCCGGACCGCAAGACCCTCGTCATCCGCAGGGTCAGCCGCTATGACAGAACACTTCAGTGCGTGATAGAGAGTTTCCCAGAGATCTTTCAGAAAAGTGAACGCATCTCTCTGACTGTGGCCTGTGAGTGGTCTGGGCTCCTGGGACTGAAGCCAGGGTTGGGCTCAGGGCTTTCTAGGGATAGGCATAGGTTAGGACAGGCTGAGCTGGAGAGAGGGGTCATCCTGGGCCAGCCTGCAGCCATCTCGATTTGGGTTGGAATCAGCTCAGGCTCTTGAGCCCTGTGACCTTGGGAGCTGCCCCTGCTACTCAGAACCATGGTACACTCGAGTTTGCAATGGAGACTCCAGTCCCCACTTCTCAGATTAGAAATGGTCAGTGTGCCTTTGTTGAGGTCTGCTTTTTGTGTAAAGAGGGAACAACTTAAaaccattgtttctttttttttttttttcttcttttttttttgagatggagtcttgctcagtctcccaggctggagtgcagtggcacgatctcggctcattgcaagctctgcctcccgggttcacgccattctcctgcctcagcctcccaagtagctgggactacaggcgcccgccactacgcccggctattttttttttttgtatttttagtagagacggggtttcaccttgttagccaggatggtcttgatctcctgacctcatgatccacccatcttggcctcccaaagtgctgggattataggcgtgagccaccgcgcccggccaaaaccaTTGTTTCTTAAATTGATGTTCAATTATTAAGTTTTCAAGCCCCTTGAGCCTTCAAATTCTGctcattaatttctttcttcttttctgctaaATTTAGTGTAGTCACTGTCACTCTCTTTCACTGAAATTGAACAGACTATGCTACCTTAAACAGAGAGCTTTATTTAAAGACTCAGTTATGCATTccatacattcttttttctttatagccCTTTAGCTGCCTACCAGGGCAAGTTCACCACCCAGCAAAATCCCTACAAATTCTCAGACAGCTCTTGTAAATCTAATACGCTGAACTGATAAGTACATTAACACTTAAATTCCCCCCCAATATTCCAGGACTGCTCACAGAGTTTAATAAACTCTTCTACATCTTTCAACTGAAAAACATAATCACAAATCTAAAATCACTTTCACATCTCCTGGAACCACTCCGGCGGTCTGTCAGATTTCCTAAAGCACAGGCTATGGCACCCGTCCCGTGGAAGCTGGGGTGGAGGGGTGAACAATTTCTGACCTCCATACAGCTGTTTACAGGTCAGAGGCTTGGAACCAAGACCCAGGATCCAGAGGCTGCAGCTGCTCAGGGCGGTTGCTCCCGGGCCCTGAGACTGGCTGAATCCTTCTGTGTCAGTTGGAGTCATAAAGTCCTAATCCTCTCCTCTGAGCCTCATTGTTTTCCACCTATAAAATGGATCAATAGTGGAACCAGTCACATGGGTTGTTCTGGGAATTCAACAAATGTGGGGACAGGCACAGAGCTTAGAAtcgtgcctggcacacagtaagcctCATGTGTTGGCTTTTACTCCACCCATTTTATTATGATGTAAACAGCACCATGGGGCTGGCCTCTAGTAGTTCCTTAATCATAGATTAATGGTTATTGCTGTTGACATAGCTGCCTTGCTGGGAGCAGGTCTAGGGGTTAGCCTGAGGTGCACAGTGGGGAACCTCCTGGCTGGGGGAGGACTTCATGAGACGGGACACCCAGGGGTCAGAAACACAGCCCCGGGCCTCCTGCCCTGTATCTACAGATGGACCCGACTATGTGCTGCTGAGGAGCAATCCTTATGATTTCGACGGCATTGTGATGGCTGAGATCGGCTCCCAAGTGGAAATGGAGTGTATCTGCTATTCTTTCCCGGATCTCAAGTACCACTGGATCCACAATGGCTCCCTCCTGAACTTCTCAGACGCAAAGATGAACCTCTCGAGTCTTGCCTGGGAGCAGACAGGCCGTTACCGATGCATCGTGGAGAACCCCATGACACAGCTGACTATGTACAGGGACGTCAGGATCCAGGCCCCCCGTGAGTGCAGCAGCTCCCCGTCCAGGCTCACACTCTGCACATCTCCTGCCTCCATGCCCTGCTAGGCAGTGCCCACCCTCAGGAACGCCACCTCCACCCTGCCATGACATGCTCACAACCTCTGGGTGAAATCTCCCAGTCCTCTGAGGTGTGGGTCCAAAGCTATCTCCTCTGTGAATCCTCTGAAGTCCTCAGATCAGAGTCAGGGTGACTCCCAGGTGGATAAGAGTAGCAGACATTggctgagcacttactatgtgcccgCCTTTGTTCTAACCTGTGTGACCCTCACCATTTCTCTATGCAGTAAGTGAATGTGATTAGCAtcacctccattttacaggtgagaaaactgagccccATGGAGTTTGAGTGCTTATTCAAGGCTCTATTGCTCCATAACCCATGGGAGAGGTGGAATTCAAGCCCAGGCAGGCACAGCCTATGCCCTCAACTGCTCTCCTCAGCTGCTCCAAGATGAGGAATTAGAAAGACGTGGGGATGGGATGGATGgaggagggatggatggaggagggatggaggagggatggatggaggagggatggatggaggagTAGAGATTGGGCATGGCCGTGGCGTCAGAAACTTGGCTTGGGAGTGAATTTGTAAATGGGGAAAGCATCTTCTCAGCAACCATGTGTCCAGTCTTCTGCATCAAGGAGAGAGACTGACGTGCTCAGGGAGAGATCAGAGGAGTGTGGCAGGTAAACTCAGGGGCTCTGCAGCCCAAGGTTCTGGGGTCCAAATCCCCACTCTGCTGCTACCCATCTCCATGAACccgggactcagtttcctcaactgtaatgAAAGGATAAGAATCCCTGCAGGAAAAGGGTGctgtgagaataaaatgaaact comes from Macaca fascicularis isolate 582-1 chromosome 19, T2T-MFA8v1.1 and encodes:
- the CEACAM18 gene encoding cell adhesion molecule CEACAM18, with amino-acid sequence MDLSRPRRSLWRRLFLMASLLACGICQASGQIFITQTLGIKGYRTLLALDNVPEDVQEYNWYRGANDSVGNMIISYKPPNAEQPGPMYTGRERVNREGSLLIRPTALNDTGNYTVRVVAGNETQRATGWLEVLELGSNPGISVNASSLVENMDSVVANCHTNVTNITWYVNDVPTSSSDRMAIFPDRKTLVIRRVSRYDRTLQCVIESFPEIFQKSERISLTVAYGPDYVLLRSNPYDFDGIVMAEIGSQVEMECICYSFPDLKYHWIHNGSLLNFSDAKMNLSSLAWEQTGRYRCIVENPMTQLTMYRDVRIQAPREDLTCCPPRFLHLRIHGGVPHRADGAGWRPTLWRPDLCSDQPLLNQGKSGSMSIHLRPEDKTGRASR